One genomic region from Granulicatella adiacens ATCC 49175 encodes:
- a CDS encoding ABC transporter permease has translation MRYIRYIKTEVIASFKQFQGLLMIILTPFFLTLFLAFSMRGIYAQPKLSVDVPLYIENNDQGEYGAQIVQLFQQLSEEKQILLTSNPEEAKFSASIPEGFTKAIQSGSQDSPIVIRRLGRSSNIVFAVYKELFATITTQLLEVNQVARKIEATPAATISKEQVATLLASLQQEIASQAFQMEQVEAEAQLTSAQHFSITGISLLLIMLMEALWRSKVQKELGGYRKRMEILPYSVSEKERLDLATHVIFNTFLILLYILAWKLVDATTFGNNWMGLLLFALFYSLFTGVVATIVGTLITEKNHQMISTLVNMLLIFSSGILPLDKISPVFGFLSGNLVQRFIYTPFVDLMNGASVGDMIPSATLILCILSFVFVLRIKRKEAQQ, from the coding sequence ATGAGATACATTCGCTATATTAAGACCGAAGTAATAGCTTCTTTCAAACAATTTCAAGGCCTTCTGATGATTATTTTAACGCCTTTTTTCTTAACGTTGTTTTTAGCGTTTTCGATGAGAGGAATCTATGCGCAACCAAAATTGAGTGTGGATGTACCGCTTTATATTGAAAACAATGATCAGGGAGAGTATGGCGCTCAAATTGTTCAACTCTTTCAACAGTTATCTGAAGAAAAGCAAATTTTATTAACGAGTAATCCAGAAGAGGCGAAATTCAGCGCTAGTATTCCAGAAGGGTTTACCAAAGCGATTCAATCAGGCAGTCAGGACAGTCCGATTGTCATTCGTCGATTAGGGCGCTCTTCGAATATTGTTTTTGCAGTCTATAAAGAGTTGTTTGCAACAATCACCACGCAATTGCTAGAAGTGAATCAAGTCGCTAGAAAAATCGAGGCGACTCCAGCAGCGACCATCTCCAAGGAACAAGTCGCTACATTACTTGCCAGCTTGCAACAAGAGATTGCTAGTCAAGCCTTTCAAATGGAACAAGTTGAAGCAGAGGCGCAATTAACCAGTGCTCAACATTTTTCAATTACCGGTATCAGTTTACTGTTAATCATGCTAATGGAAGCTTTATGGCGTTCAAAGGTTCAAAAAGAACTAGGAGGCTATCGAAAACGGATGGAAATCTTGCCATATTCCGTTAGCGAGAAAGAGCGCTTAGACTTAGCAACTCATGTCATCTTTAATACGTTCTTGATTCTACTATATATTCTTGCTTGGAAATTAGTGGATGCAACAACGTTTGGGAATAATTGGATGGGACTTCTTTTATTTGCGCTATTTTATAGTCTGTTTACGGGAGTTGTCGCAACGATTGTAGGAACGCTGATTACAGAGAAGAATCATCAAATGATTTCAACACTGGTCAACATGCTCTTGATTTTTAGTTCAGGGATTCTTCCATTAGATAAGATTAGTCCAGTGTTTGGATTCTTATCTGGTAATTTAGTCCAACGATTCATCTATACGCCATTTGTAGACTTAATGAACGGGGCTTCTGTAGGGGACATGATCCCAAGTGCTACTCTAATTCTTTGTATTTTGTCATTTGTCTTTGTCTTAAGAATCAAGAGAAAGGAGGCACAACAATGA
- a CDS encoding ABC transporter ATP-binding protein, producing MIEIKDVTKSYGRHKVLQNVSFEIMKGELFGLLGPNGAGKSTLIDILTGIQPMDSGDILINGKSIKTDKVEIRKHLGLVPQDIALLEELNAVDNLEYFGGLYGLYGAELKAQIEKLLEVAGLTDKRKEKVKNYSGGMKRRLNIAVAMLHNPSILILDEPTVGVDAQSRQYIFDYIQELAAQGTTILYTSHYMEEIEALCDRVFILDLGEEVAYGTKEEVKKLVGHTQTVVLTLDRIPNGFEEALKASENGVQHVLLKEETLELTVDQTIFSMMKLIGFVEQEQLVIKSLSIKETTLEEAFLQLTGKTLRD from the coding sequence ATGATTGAGATTAAAGATGTTACAAAGTCTTATGGACGCCATAAAGTGTTGCAAAATGTTTCCTTTGAAATTATGAAGGGAGAGCTGTTCGGTCTATTAGGACCTAATGGCGCAGGTAAAAGTACCTTAATTGATATTTTAACAGGCATCCAACCAATGGATAGCGGGGATATTTTGATTAATGGAAAGTCGATTAAAACGGATAAAGTAGAAATCCGAAAACATTTAGGACTCGTACCTCAAGATATTGCTTTGCTAGAAGAATTGAATGCGGTAGATAATCTGGAATACTTTGGCGGTCTTTATGGATTATATGGTGCTGAGTTAAAAGCACAAATTGAAAAGTTACTAGAAGTTGCAGGATTGACGGATAAGAGAAAAGAAAAAGTGAAAAACTATTCTGGTGGGATGAAACGCAGATTGAATATTGCGGTAGCGATGTTACATAATCCTTCGATTCTTATTTTGGATGAACCAACTGTTGGAGTCGATGCGCAGTCACGTCAATATATTTTTGATTACATCCAAGAGTTGGCCGCGCAAGGCACAACGATTTTATATACTTCGCATTATATGGAAGAAATTGAAGCCCTTTGTGATCGTGTCTTTATTTTAGATCTTGGAGAAGAAGTGGCTTACGGAACAAAAGAAGAAGTGAAAAAGTTAGTCGGACATACGCAAACAGTGGTACTGACCTTAGACCGCATTCCAAATGGTTTTGAAGAAGCTTTAAAAGCCAGTGAGAATGGCGTTCAACATGTCCTGTTGAAAGAGGAAACCCTCGAGCTTACGGTGGACCAAACGATTTTCTCCATGATGAAATTGATTGGTTTTGTGGAACAAGAACAACTCGTAATCAAGTCGCTAAGTATCAAAGAAACGACATTAGAGGAAGCATTCTTGCAATTAACAGGGAAGACACTTCGAGATTAA
- a CDS encoding response regulator yields MTKPIRLIIADDEMLIRTGLKIMLEASGNVEVLALAENGRAAFEACTIHRPDVVLMDIRMPESNGIEGTKLIKEAFPEVKVLIVTTFQDTEYIVEAVQNGASGYLLKDSSPDAILDGIKVALSGKVVMDTVISEALLTNTSVEKEESFDAEKWGLTTREVELIAQVAKGLSNKEIAQTLFLSEGTVKNNISTILSKLELRDRTQLVIFAYENKLKQ; encoded by the coding sequence ATGACGAAACCAATTCGATTAATTATTGCAGATGATGAGATGCTGATTCGGACAGGATTAAAAATCATGCTCGAAGCCAGTGGGAATGTAGAAGTGCTAGCCCTTGCAGAAAACGGGAGAGCAGCTTTTGAAGCTTGTACCATTCACCGGCCAGATGTCGTGTTGATGGATATTCGAATGCCTGAAAGTAACGGAATCGAAGGTACAAAGCTGATTAAAGAAGCCTTTCCAGAAGTGAAAGTGTTAATTGTGACGACTTTCCAAGATACTGAATATATTGTCGAAGCTGTTCAAAATGGGGCTTCTGGATATTTGTTAAAAGATAGTAGTCCAGATGCCATTCTTGACGGTATTAAAGTAGCCCTTTCTGGAAAAGTCGTGATGGATACGGTGATTTCTGAAGCACTCTTAACAAACACCTCTGTAGAGAAAGAGGAAAGTTTCGATGCCGAAAAATGGGGCTTAACAACCAGAGAGGTGGAACTGATTGCACAGGTGGCAAAAGGCCTCAGCAATAAGGAAATTGCCCAAACGCTCTTTCTTTCAGAAGGGACAGTAAAAAATAATATTAGTACGATTCTTTCTAAGTTAGAACTACGCGATAGAACGCAATTAGTCATTTTTGCTTACGAGAATAAATTAAAACAATAA
- a CDS encoding sensor histidine kinase — protein MKIDQWVRFIIRYGFILFSLFEWSQLPGMSAHQIVFFTAFIAVVQIGYYWLKYQWYILVEGIAVALLCFYFQTVFSGLILLLCFEISLRFSFKNAVVMQVLLGLIIIIPAMQQFDTLKAIMTVFFILFFLYGNHILEERRALQEELDEVYQKLSEQRYDLQQAQYKMGTMKEIFTLQERNRISREIHDSVGHSLSTIIIQLGAISQLAKMENSPIQEMSEGLREFATQGLQEVRKIVHDLKPEQMDRKQLDIALEEFFHEVQVNSGLEIQFRKNDPTFALNSEAELSVFRGVQEAITNAMRHGNATKITVLLMYNQAQLVVTIKDNGQGATSEELVPKGGLKSLQERLRREGGVVEMNPSNQGVTIQFIIPNPNQG, from the coding sequence ATGAAAATCGATCAATGGGTACGATTCATTATTCGGTATGGTTTCATCCTTTTCTCTTTGTTTGAATGGAGTCAATTGCCAGGGATGAGTGCTCATCAAATCGTGTTCTTTACGGCCTTTATCGCGGTCGTTCAGATTGGTTATTATTGGTTAAAATATCAATGGTATATTTTAGTAGAAGGAATTGCAGTGGCACTTCTTTGTTTTTATTTCCAAACAGTTTTTTCGGGACTCATCCTACTCCTCTGCTTTGAAATTAGCCTACGCTTCTCTTTTAAGAACGCGGTAGTGATGCAGGTGCTTCTGGGGCTAATCATTATCATCCCAGCCATGCAGCAGTTCGATACGCTTAAAGCGATTATGACCGTCTTCTTTATTCTTTTCTTCTTGTATGGAAATCATATTTTAGAAGAGCGAAGAGCACTGCAAGAGGAATTAGATGAAGTGTATCAAAAACTAAGTGAGCAACGGTACGATTTACAACAAGCACAATATAAAATGGGGACAATGAAGGAAATCTTCACACTACAAGAGCGTAATCGGATTTCGCGGGAAATTCATGACTCTGTCGGACATAGTTTATCGACCATCATTATTCAACTAGGTGCGATTAGTCAATTAGCGAAGATGGAAAATTCTCCGATTCAAGAAATGAGTGAAGGATTACGCGAATTTGCGACGCAAGGACTACAAGAGGTTCGTAAAATTGTCCATGATTTGAAACCGGAGCAAATGGATAGGAAGCAATTGGATATTGCACTGGAAGAATTCTTCCATGAAGTTCAAGTGAATTCAGGGCTTGAAATACAGTTCAGAAAAAATGATCCTACATTTGCACTTAACAGTGAAGCGGAACTGAGTGTTTTTCGTGGAGTCCAAGAAGCGATTACGAATGCTATGAGACACGGAAACGCAACAAAAATCACCGTACTTTTGATGTATAATCAAGCGCAATTAGTGGTCACGATTAAGGACAATGGACAAGGCGCAACTAGCGAAGAGCTTGTTCCAAAGGGTGGATTAAAATCCCTACAAGAGAGACTTCGACGTGAGGGCGGAGTTGTAGAGATGAACCCTTCCAACCAAGGAGTGACCATTCAATTTATTATTCCAAACCCGAATCAGGGGTAG
- a CDS encoding CPBP family intramembrane glutamic endopeptidase, translating to MKKNAVLLWIVYFLNLIIFPSFFIVEVSSGKYAVDTQMYVVLQVVSMVIGIWLYRTKIAQAAKEFVKRPFIRDLAIGYVLRIVLAIIVSNLLGEFTSDNQAQIESMMSKSNLVMMFVLLCVVAPILEELVFREAIIGSFKKSMNVHVLTVISAVLFILLHSLSSDGSGINWMSALLYVPLTIPIVGMYRYYENNIVASITMHFINNFVAFLFLMSM from the coding sequence ATGAAAAAGAATGCAGTTTTACTATGGATTGTTTATTTTCTGAATTTAATTATTTTCCCAAGTTTCTTTATTGTAGAAGTATCTTCAGGAAAATATGCGGTAGATACCCAAATGTATGTCGTATTACAAGTCGTGTCGATGGTCATTGGAATTTGGCTCTACAGAACCAAAATAGCGCAAGCGGCAAAAGAGTTTGTTAAACGACCTTTTATACGTGATTTAGCGATAGGATATGTTCTTCGAATTGTACTCGCCATCATTGTGTCGAATTTATTAGGGGAATTTACTTCAGATAATCAGGCGCAAATTGAATCCATGATGTCGAAATCCAATCTTGTGATGATGTTTGTATTGCTTTGCGTGGTGGCACCTATTTTGGAAGAATTAGTCTTTCGTGAAGCCATCATTGGCTCTTTCAAAAAATCGATGAATGTCCATGTGTTGACCGTCATCTCGGCTGTATTATTCATTCTTTTACATTCGCTTTCTAGTGATGGAAGTGGCATTAATTGGATGTCTGCCTTGCTATACGTTCCTTTAACGATTCCAATCGTAGGAATGTATCGTTACTATGAGAATAATATTGTTGCATCGATTACGATGCACTTTATCAATAATTTTGTTGCATTTTTATTTTTAATGAGTATGTAA
- a CDS encoding metallophosphoesterase family protein produces the protein MKKKYFIIGDIHGEADMMEEMLQNWDEETQQLVFMGDLIDRGPDNKRSVLTGMKYAKEKNAWYMMGNHEVMFLAFIDDPEGRFPHYLRNNGDTTINDLLGRPQGTPVNPVEDAEAIKAKYPELIAFLRERPLYIDEGDLLLAHAGVDLRLDDWHDTEPKDFYWIREPFHKGVNNTGKTIIFGHTPLRGLNEDGDFMKLWQQDGKIGIDGGAVFGGALHGIVWSDGQIEKIYSIKNTKPVRFTDD, from the coding sequence ATGAAGAAAAAATATTTTATTATTGGTGACATTCACGGTGAAGCAGACATGATGGAAGAGATGCTTCAAAACTGGGATGAGGAAACTCAGCAACTGGTCTTCATGGGTGACTTAATTGACCGTGGTCCCGACAATAAACGAAGTGTCCTTACCGGGATGAAATATGCTAAAGAAAAAAATGCATGGTATATGATGGGAAACCATGAAGTCATGTTCCTTGCGTTTATCGATGATCCAGAGGGACGTTTTCCACATTACTTAAGAAATAACGGAGATACAACGATTAATGACTTACTCGGACGCCCGCAAGGTACTCCGGTAAATCCTGTGGAAGATGCTGAAGCCATCAAAGCGAAATATCCGGAACTCATCGCGTTTCTAAGAGAGCGTCCACTCTATATCGATGAAGGAGATTTACTCTTAGCACATGCAGGGGTAGATTTACGTTTGGACGACTGGCACGACACAGAGCCAAAAGACTTTTACTGGATTCGTGAACCGTTCCATAAAGGGGTTAACAACACTGGTAAAACGATTATCTTCGGTCATACGCCTTTACGTGGCTTGAACGAAGATGGCGACTTTATGAAATTATGGCAACAGGACGGCAAAATCGGAATCGATGGCGGAGCTGTCTTTGGAGGTGCGCTTCACGGTATTGTCTGGTCGGATGGACAAATTGAAAAAATTTACAGTATTAAAAATACAAAACCGGTACGTTTTACCGATGACTAG
- a CDS encoding LPXTG cell wall anchor domain-containing protein — protein sequence MKKILYSIVALFSLVVLVFSAKVNAVEVQKEGTTLKVTNPKVTVTGDASDIYGRWGLTFQVDFPDEVTINENDTLQFNLKAPIRLQSDYSFPVYNKANQVVANAKVNAAEGTVTVTFSSYFEENYLKKNMELSVEVFWASDDSLADTTQELDFNGTVITQKIKPLPMPGPNEMAAKWGAQQADNAEQVHWWARLNYARKTLSNIEIKDVWDANQTYVPGSLRVELVESTYPWKSAGFLSESDYEITPTGITVKINSTDKIIFIDYKVQLANPSQNSQNRITITAEELDDAISTDVTYKMLTGIGLADGEKPVTTTTTTTTTTTTTSTTETTTTATTTTESTTTEVTTVTTTTEEPTTEGTTTTTVTPQTTTTEEPKRPELPNTGTLENPFILVLGALAAIAGSFLVFRKQEA from the coding sequence ATGAAAAAGATTTTATATTCTATCGTAGCATTATTTAGTTTAGTAGTGCTCGTCTTTTCTGCAAAAGTAAATGCAGTTGAGGTTCAAAAGGAAGGGACTACTTTAAAAGTAACCAATCCGAAAGTGACTGTAACGGGAGATGCTTCAGATATTTATGGACGATGGGGATTAACATTCCAAGTTGATTTTCCGGATGAGGTAACCATCAACGAAAATGATACGCTACAATTTAATTTAAAAGCGCCAATTCGTCTGCAATCGGATTATTCATTTCCAGTTTATAACAAGGCGAATCAAGTCGTAGCCAATGCAAAGGTGAATGCGGCTGAAGGAACTGTAACGGTGACGTTTAGTTCATATTTTGAAGAAAACTATTTGAAAAAGAACATGGAACTTTCTGTTGAGGTATTCTGGGCTTCAGATGATAGCTTAGCTGATACAACGCAAGAATTGGATTTCAATGGAACTGTCATTACTCAAAAAATTAAACCTTTACCAATGCCAGGACCAAATGAAATGGCTGCTAAATGGGGAGCTCAACAAGCAGATAATGCTGAACAAGTTCACTGGTGGGCTCGTTTGAACTATGCTAGAAAGACTTTATCGAATATTGAAATTAAGGACGTATGGGATGCAAATCAAACTTATGTACCTGGTTCATTACGTGTAGAGTTAGTAGAATCGACTTATCCTTGGAAATCAGCTGGATTTCTTTCAGAAAGTGATTATGAAATCACTCCTACTGGAATTACTGTTAAAATCAATTCTACGGATAAAATTATCTTTATAGACTATAAGGTTCAATTGGCCAATCCAAGTCAAAATTCTCAGAATCGCATTACGATTACAGCTGAGGAGTTAGACGATGCGATTTCTACTGATGTGACGTATAAAATGTTAACAGGGATTGGGCTTGCTGATGGTGAAAAGCCAGTAACTACAACAACGACTACTACTACGACGACCACCACTACAAGTACAACAGAAACGACTACCACTGCTACAACAACGACAGAGTCAACTACAACGGAAGTGACTACTGTAACAACGACTACGGAAGAACCAACGACTGAAGGTACAACAACAACAACCGTTACACCACAAACAACGACAACAGAGGAACCAAAACGTCCAGAGTTACCAAATACTGGAACATTGGAAAATCCTTTTATCCTTGTTTTAGGTGCACTAGCAGCGATTGCAGGTAGTTTCTTAGTCTTTCGTAAACAAGAAGCATAA